TCATGACCATCCTCAAGTGAAAGTTGTGGCTGATTCATTAAGATATCCTATTCGTAAAAGCTTGCCAAGGTTCACATCGACANACNCTTTGCAATTACAAAACACAGGATGGACAAGCTCTTTAAAAGAANTATGCAGAATANACNCTGAAATTATGAGCTCTTTGCATCTGAAGGAGATTTTTGCAGTTTCCAAGTAAGTTGCAGTTAATATAAGAGAAATATATAACATGGTTATAACTCATATTAATTACGCAGTCCATTCAAAAACTCCTTTATTTCATTACTTGttgtattattaaataattatacgACAAAGAAGTTATTAGATATAATTTCTTTGAATATAGCGTTCTGTATAATATAGTAGCATCATCATTAATCATTCATAGGGTATCATATTAACAATTTGTGCTTAATTATAGATGGTGGAAAGAGCTAGCTCTGGCAAATGAGTTACCTTTCGCAAGAGACGAACCAATAAAATGGTACATGTGGTCCATGGCATGCATCCCAGACCCACGACTCTCAGAAGCAAGAATTGAGCTCACAAGATCACTCTCCCTGGTTTACATCATTGatgatatatttgatttttgtgcAAATATTGATGAACTCACTCTCTTTACAGAAGCTGTNAAGAGGTATTATACaaactatttttttgtttttttaaagtttttttaactaagGTATAgagttctttttaaaaaaattatttagtttatccagaaatttattttattttttaatttttacagaaaattttgttcaaataaaatcttacttttcaatttttagaaTATGCTGCCGTACATCTTTTCATGGTAAaatgaaaggagaagaaaaaaaatgNATGGTCATTGCTTTGAATTATTTTCTCTGGCTAAGCCAACTGACTGGGTGAACATGTGCAGGTGGGACATGGCAGCCATGGAGCAATTACCGGAATACATGAAAGGATGTTTTAGGGCTCTTTATGGCATAACTAACGAATTTGCTTTCAAGGTCAACACCAAACACGGATGGAATCCTATAACAACCTTAGTAAAATCGGTAAAATCTCGTTAAAGTTTTGTAAATGttacatacaaatatatttgcTTTGTGAGAAGACACACACAACACACGAGGCTATTTTCATTAACTACAAACACCCTCGTATAACATCCTTCAAGAATCAATGATGATTGTTGTTCTAATTTGGCTGTTACAGTGGGTAATGCTCATGAATGCTTTTCTGGAAGAAGCAAAATGGTTTAGATCAGGGTACGTGCCGAAGGCAGAAGAGTACCTGAAGAACGGAATAGTGAGCACTGGGGTGCATATGATCTTTGTGcactatttctttttcataggTGAGGGTATAACGGAGGAAACAGCCGCCGTAATGGAGGGATTTCCAACTCTGTTATCTGCAACAGCCACCATTCTAAGGTTGTGTGATGATCTGGAAGGGGACCATTCTAAGGTAGCCAGAAAACCATCTTTTTCTTACGTCATCATTGATATcactttaaattatttgtgtgtGGACTACAGATAATTCACATTTGAAATGTTTAACATGGATAACTTAACTTCACCATCTTTCCTTGAAATATACATATGCGGCTATCATTCCATCTCTTTTGTTGATCACTTAtcaatatatagaaaatatcactagtaaaaaattacctttttacagcgcacattatgccacaataaattgaacttatatgtcgcggttccccACATAACTGCGGCATATACTCCTGTCACCAACCCCTTTGCCTCCagaggaaaaaaatttaatgacaggggaataggccgcggttctctgaccaaccgcggcctattccccctgccacctgctgacattccccatcagtcagcccctgcattaaattgacaggggaataggtcgcggttctctgaccaaccgctgtctattcccctgtcaatttaatgcaggggctgactgatggagaatgtcagcaggtggcagggggaataggccgcggttctcacTGCACTAGTgtatataagatatatatatatatatatatatatatatatatatatatatatatatatatatatatgaaggcAAACCTCACTTAAGCTAATTAATGCAGGGTGTTAAAGGTGATGCGAATGATGGGTCGTATATGAAGTGCTACATGATAGAGCATCCGGAAGTTTCCATTGAAGAGGCAAGGAAGCATGCAACTGAATTGATTTCGAATGCATGGAAACGTCTGAACCAAGAATGTCTCACAGATGCAAATCAGTTACCATCTTCTTTCACCAAAGTTTGCCTCAATGCTACTCGCATGGTGCCTCTCATGTACAGTTATGACACAAATACTCCATCCAAGCTAGAGGAGTATGTTATATCGTTGCTTCAAAGTGGTGCTATGAAAAGTATTCCTCAAGATCAAACCACTGTTTCATCAAGTAATCTTACATCAACTGaatagttataaatataagtggtaacaaatttatttttaaaataaaatctcaaaGTTTAtcgaattaaataaaattattttaatgttcgatttattcctttttaatatgtaaactacttttatttttattaaattaaatgagtttaaGAAGATTCCGTTGACATGTCAACTGCTTATCCGAGATTGAATGGTCCATGACCAATTACTTTCCCGATGTTCTGTCTTAAGATAACCTTTTTCATGTATATGCTTTGAATAAGTTTCTACGCAAATAGGTCAAAGAAGTTTTAAATTGCCACGTGTAACGAAGCAATTAAGAATTATAATTCTACTTTCTTCTCATTAGTCTTTTATCCATTTTACTTGCTAACCATTGTACATCTGTTGAAATTAATTTGGTATCCTTTAGATTATGAATTGAACAAGTGAGAAATAGGAAAATCGTCTAGAGAATAATTTCACtctaggaaaacaaaataacaagatgaaaaattaaaagaaaaaagaaaaaaaatcattaacttatttgaatttattatttaatacccACTATTCCATGCATAGTTTGAAgagtttattttgaattatgttattAGTTAAATGTTTTCCTTGTTGTTACATTAAGatctaacattttattttaacttaaagattttatatatatataattatatatatatatatatatatatatatatatatatatatatatatatatatatttattgtaataatgttttcttttctcttcaattaagagacactaatttaaattattcaaaatgaatACATGTAACAAAAAGTGAacaaatttattagaaaattatgcagtgattataattatagatgaaaaaagagaaagagaaaagaaaaaatgtttaaaaaaatcatcacATTATAAGTCATTATTACAATCTCAGTAACTTATATTATATCTATGCACAAATTCCTTTTATATCGGTTAAAAGACTCTCCTACTACAGAAGAGTTGTGTAAATATATAAGTTTGTGCAATTTGACTTACTATACATCAATTGCGAcactaaataatattatatctcacattttacattaataacatttaattatagtatcaaattaacatataattttgaatatgtaagaatgtaaaaaatacctaaatgtaaacataaattttataaataaaatttgattactttattattaaaagtttgagttataaatataaaatcagttaattgattttcattttataaaagctATCCATTATCTAAAATTTATCCGTGTTTCTTTCTCTACACACTCTTTAAGACTATGATAATCTACCTATCTGATTGAAGACCTGAATGTATCATAAGAGTCttgcataaaaaattatacatgtaGTATCAGAATTTCATTTTTGCGTAAGTTTGtttctaacttttcttttcaatcaatttttaataGTGTTGCATTCATGTACTAAAAACTTTTGCATGTGACTCTAGGGGcacaaaataaatagaaaaataatattttaacatcaatttttttgatactattttgacactgcagatgtatcaaaatgtggttggacgatttcaaattaaaaaaaaaaaaacacctttgatttttctctttcaaatataccTTTGTCTCagcttattttaatttgaaaccgtcgaaccacattttgacacgtgtgcagtgtaaaaatggtgtcaaaaattggttttaaaatatcattttctaaataaatatttgtttgattagGATTATCCATATCACTGATatgaattttctatataaaagtataatattttataaggtttCAAGTTATTAGAGCTTAGTATGTTAGAAGTTCAATTTGAAGTAAGAGAAACTAGTTAGTATTTCTATAGTATTTCTAAGGACAAATTATTATGTGGTGTGATTTAATGATGTATATTTTTATCCAAACTCTACTAAATATACAAACttgcaaaagagaaagataCTTATATGGTGAGAATTGTTGGAGATTTCGATAATCTAGATTCATGTGGAAGAGAATGATTTTAAGCCAGTGGTATAAAATTAACCTTGTCTTGGAAAATATCTTGTCTTGAAAATTGAATGACAACATATGAATGAGACAATccgtaaaaataaaaaacacgtGATTGATGAACAAAATAATAGCGTACACACCAGTTATGACAAGTTGtgtattctatttattttcaaaaaatcaacttgttttatttaaaatggatattgcctttatgtttaaaattgatGTAACGTGGCCCTCTCTCGTTCCAGTTAAGTTGATGACGGAGGAATTTATCATTTCCAAAAACTTTAAATTGTCAGTGAGCTTTGATTGATATTTAATGATATTGTTAAATCTcactattttgattttaaatagtgaagatattgaatttttatttaaaaaagcatgTTAAGAATTCCTATTTGtgtttttaatgtataaataattaaaaataaaaaccataatTATAGATGGATTTTAGGAATGCTTTACtactttaaaacaaataacaatgtCGGTCCGTCTAATTTAGTAGAAAGGACAACGATGTATCAGcctcaaaagttgaaaaactaaattaaaaaagaagaaacaaattgaatttttaataaaaagatgaaaaatagtaatttatCCTAAAACCAATTAATAGCAAAAAGAACatgatatttttctaaacaatGGAGAGTTTAGCTTGAATAACAATATTGTGagataatgaatttttattcGTAGTTAAAGCATAAGTATATTTGAATCAGCTTAACCATAAATATTTTGtacagaaaaaaatatataatcgagtttctttatatttatatatatatatatatatatatatatatatatatatatatatatatatatatatatatatatattataacagtataaaattatcaaaattaatgaaacaTTATATATATGCTATAAGAACAACTAGATaaaacaaacttttcacaaaagAAGAGATCTACTTTTGTAGATCCATCTAACTACACTTCTGTTTTTTCCTCACCTTTCGCTGAAATAACTGTAAAAACTTCTTCCTAAGCTCACATCATTTAAGTgattattgcaaaagagaaataacatacaaagacaaacaacagaaaagcaagggtaagctagacaCAAAACAATACTTTATAAGTTTAAAGCATTTCATATAATAGTCATATGTAGTTTAATCCAATCCAAACATCTTAACATGCAAAGAGCTAAACTGACTGTCCGaacttagaatgaatgtcgaACTATGACGAGTTGTGCACTTGTTATGGCCTCTACTACTTTGTAAAGTCATTGCCAATTAGTTTTACCCTACCACTTgaacaaggttagtctgttaccGCGTCGTAGGCCTCCAAGTAGCACCTAGACTAAGACCTCATACTACTTTTACCACATTATTCAATCTTccctacttgagaatgaaagatcattaaagtgttaggataacccccaagactgagctccctgcattcattctaaagATACTTGAAATCACACCGAAGATGTCCCTCCTTAGAACATTTACCAACCATGAAACCATTGATATCACTTCACCTTTACATTGAATCCATTTGAAACCATATACATATTCTTTTTTCgaattcatattataaatcaatttgtACTCCACAACAAGTAATAGAAACCAATCATTCAAACACTCACATACATTGCACacactttaagaaaatatataaaaacttagtTGAAAATCTAATATTTTCGCTTAGCCACCAATTTTACTCGCTCAGCTAAAAGTGTTTGTCAGCCCATTCGCTCAGCCACAAAGACTCGTTGTGCGAAAACAGAAACAATAGGATCTACTCACTCACCTCTCGCTCAACGACAACTCTCGCTCAACTAGAAGTGTTCTGCTCGCTCAGTGGACACACACTTGCTCAACGAGACTACATAATTCTACAACATCAAATCTGCAGAATTTGCACCCTTCAACCTCTCATGACCTATCCTATGCATCTTTTCGAACTTCTAACacttataaattgtattttaaactaGAATTTACTTAATTGAGCATATCTAAACCAAcctaaactcattttaaattgtttaatcaCAAGATTTCAATACAAACTTAATCAAAACCTCACTTGAGATATCAAAATTGAATTCTACAAGTTCTAACTCATTTTTAAGTAACTTAAGAATTCTAAAAAGTCAGAAATGACTTACTAATACACCCCAAACTTTCTATTTAGACACAGAACCACTGATTCAAAATATCACTAGTCCAAActcccaaaatatttaaaaaatacatatacatacaatCGATAACACCTGTATAAAGATGATAACAGATCAAGTTAGATACAGATAATGTTTATCCGTTATTCGACTCACATGAAAAAATAGTACTCCATTATCCACCTCATTATCCATTGGGtattcacataaaaaaacttataaatatccACATTGGATACccacaaatatatttttaaaaatattttatatcttttctaGCTCTCTTACCCTTGTGACCCCTCCCAGTATTTTACTCTACTTCCTAAAACCTTATCTTttaaatcattcaatcaaaacaatCAACGTTTTGCATGAACGAATACAAGGGAATAATAAACTTTTGACCCATCCACACATAATTGCATGATGAAGAGATTCTCTCCAACCTTCGTCACCAACCCTTCGATTCGCTTCTCTGCTGCCACGTCTAGAGAAAACAACGATGCTAAATATTCCACCTAGGTGTTCATAATCAGCTGTAGTGGCTCACCAGCACCAAGTTTTGGCCACAAGAGTGTGAGGACTCGTGATGGCACCTAGTCGTTAAGGAGGAAAATACAGAGGTCGCAAACCAAGACCTACGCCTCACCtgcattttttttctactcTATTCCTTCACTAACAAGGGAAttatcattgaaaaataaaaaataaacactacAAAAGAATTACTGTTATTTACAATCAAAATCTATATGTAACACAAAGAATTCGTATGTAAAACAACATTATCTACATATTATATACGGgtaaaaattcgtatataaaatgATCATAGATagtattaaatatgaatttattcgtatataattacataaaatattcacatgtaattatatatagaaaatatgtatataattacataaagaaaaatatgtaaagatatgtatgttattatatatgaaaaaaaattgtatgtaattacttaaaaaaaatcgtACGAAACTTTTtgactttataaaaaaaaattaggtgatCAAACACAATTGTTAAACACTAAGAATTTATAGTTGATAAGAATAAAACACAATTGTCAAATTATCACCAGAAATTAAGCTAAATCAAAAGGAAACTAACATGATTGTTGAACCAACATGATGGTTAAACTATCATATATATGATACAATAAACAAGTTAAGAAAGATTACATATGGaataatccatatataattcaatttttaatatttgtacgtaaaatttgtatgtaataaaTCTCTGGCCTACGGATAAAATTCCATacgtaatccgtatataaatgatatttttcttgtagtaAGAACAAATGACATTTATCACAccaatttttctataaaattaattaagttttccGAGAAGATTATTTGATCagtcatttttttgtttctgttcaTATAATACAGACAAAATAACCACATTATTTTGACTTAGGACCGTGTAACATGCatgtttttttctaatatataaagTTTCGTACCTTAATTAGGTGACAAATTCAAACTGAAAGCAATGTTGCTTCCACTTTGGAATTACAAATGGAAAACGGTGGCAAAATTTGACAACTTTTCCTTCTCAGCTTTTGATAGCGAGTGTGTAATGTAATCCTTAAATGTTTACCTCTGACTTGAATTGTGGTTGTACTTAGATTCATTGGGGATACGTTGAGATAATCTTttcataaaaatgtttaaagaaaaattgagcaaaaaaataattaaaagggaGTTCTAcgaaataattttcttaaaatcttTACAAAAGATTTTTTAAGAAACCCTAGCTTTTGAACTGGGAAGTTGTAACTGTGCAATGACTTCTTAGTGTATGAATATATCTAATTCAACAAATGAATATTTGCAGATAGAAAACCTAACGAGCATTAATAAGTTGAATTAAccatttaattcaaaataaatttataaaatcggGGAAGCAAAATAGCAACTTCTTAGAAATTTCAGAATGTGGAATATTTGACGAATATTTGACGAATAACGATGCATTTAATGGGGTGTGTAAACATTTTTCAacattctttgtattttttccAAGTCATCGCTTTCGCTAAGTCTTAGAGAAGCTGATTTATGATCTTATTTTGACGAACTaaaggttttaaaataatgaattattattattattattaacaaaccAAAATCTGTTGTGTCTGGAAAGTAGTGACATATTTCATATACCTACACGTTACACTTTGACCTCGCCTacgtattatttttcttgtttggaCCACACCTTTAATTGAAGAGTCGTTCTCACTGTACCTCATTGACTTCTGTATgtatttccaatttttttcaaaattttttaaaataacaaatctaaccttaaataaaataatttttaacaaaagttaaaatctttttatgttttacttttctttctcaacttGCACTTTAAAGTGGGTGTTGCCCTAATGTCGATGCAACGCCTTCTTCAATCCTAACAATAATAACGAagtttcctttcttcctttgcTCCTCCACATTTCtagttttctgattttttttcctgtttcctttttctttgctgGTTTGGTCTTTTGCTGTCTTCCATTATCAAACTTTTACATTCCACAGAAAACATGTAAACATTGTTTAGATTTGTTTGAAACTTGTTTGGTTGGTGATGTCTCGTTTTGGTTTGAATTTCACTGAGTGTAATGCATAAATTAGTAATATACTTGCATGTTTTACGTTGATATAGAACGTGAGCATCAGAAATTGCGAGCCTTTCACCGTCATTCAAAATccagtttaaatttttttaacttttgaaagtcGATTAAGGTTTCGCTGGATCTTTAGAATCTGTCAAAACCTTAACTAGTTTTTGAAAGTCAGTAAAAccttaaatgtattttaaatactAGTGAAGGCTTAAACAAATTTAGAAAGTCGATTTATTTCATgctggattttaaaatttgtttaatcttTAGTCGACTTTCGAAATCtgcttttatgtttttttaaaattttattttattttattttcttttatgacttttgaatatatgttttttgaattttttttttgtttttctcaacGAATGTGCTTGgaattatttttaggtttattaacttttttgttatattttggttttttcttttaattttgtaacttttcattatatttaattatttatatattttttgaaatatttatatattttttgaaatatttaaatattttattatcttttgttgTTTGTATGTTTTGGTGGTCACATATATGGATAAAAGACAAGATGTATTTACTTATCGTGTTTAGAGTTCAACACaagtgaaaggaaaagaagactTATGATATCGAGGACGAACTAAAGAAGTTaatattgatgttcatgagAAACATGATGTTACTGAAGAGCAGCATCATGTTGTTTAGCAAAAACATGTTGCTCAACAAGAAAAGGAAGTAGGTGGATTTTCAAGAGATCCACAAGAAACATTACTGCTGACTCATTATACGCACATGTTTTATATGTCTTAAGGTTTGGTTAATATAGAACTTGAAAATTATTTGGTAATGAATaatgtgaattattttttaaatatttttttgttacgTAGGATTGAGGGAAGATCAAATTAATCTcccatgaaaaataaataaagatggCCTATATAATGAGGTAGTGAACATTTTGTgatgaattttgatttaatgCCCTTAGTTAATATTTCACACGACTAGACCGAAAAATGATATTGACATTTGTTGACAGATGAAATTTTCACACAATCAGTTTCTATCGTCCTTTGTGTGAGATGATTGTCACATTAGATGACGTGTCATCGATGCTTCACTTGCCTACTATGGCGTAATCTTTTGAGATCGAGTCGCTGAAATTTGAAGAAGCTTGATCTATTATTGTCGACCATTAAGGCGTGGACCGCACGTGGTCCCAAAATTAGGCTTAGCTGATTGAGGGATGTGTATCGTGAGTGTTGTGAGAAACAACATTGGGAGTGCGCAACATATGCATACTTGTTGCATCTGTTTGGATGCAATATTTTCACGAATAAGAGTGCCACCCTTATATGTGTATCATACTTTATGTTGTTAACTTATTCAAACAGTTAACACATAAGCAAATAGAATCTTCTATAAATGTTTGAAACACTCATCTTTATAAATTCAAGAAATTGTTATACTCCACTCTCTTATAAATTTGTTGTGCATATAATATTTATCCAACTCTGGTTCATTGTTATCTCTAAAGAATTATTCAACGAATTTAGTTTAATACGCCTCACTTCAAATTCTTTACATTCCTAAACAATCCTACTAATTAGGATTTATACCGATGTCCATTCTTCTTTTGGATTcaacgaaaagaaaaaaaaaaacaagatagCATGAACTCTCATTCTACAGTAGACCTCACTATTTACTCATCAATTCTAACACTGAAGGTAACCAAACCAATTGGATAATCACACCAATTGAATGCAATACCACATACACTGAAGgctataaaaaaattgtgaacaTCACAATATCTAATTTTCCTCACAACAAATGCAATATGTAACAATAAGTATCAAGCAACATAACTTCGTCAACAATAGTAATATAGGTTCAAAACTTGCTTGTAAACACAACAAAAAGATCACGATACAAAACGAGTAGGGTCAACCACCCACAACACCAACCAGCCAccactagtaaaaaaatgactttttaatgCACCTATTACGCTTCGGTTCCCACAAAACTGAATCATAAAAAGACACGGTGGCATTTTTGCAATTTTCGCAAACATATAGACTTCGGTTCTAAAAACAATGGAAGCCATAGTGTCGTTTTGGCACTGGTTCTCTATAGAACCACTGCCATACAGTCCCTTGAAACTGACAATTTAAGACTTTGCAACCGAAAAGTTTTTTGTACAGGACTTTTGACCTCTGCATATCACTGCTATAGGATCCTACGAAATTGACAATTTAAGACTtttcaattgaaattttttttgtacAGGACTTTTGGCCTCGATTCTCTGTAAAACCGATCCCATAAGGTCCTACGAAATTGACAATTTAATACTTTTCAACTGAAAATTTTTTGTACAGGACTTTTGGCCTTGGTTCTCTGCATACCGCTACCATAGGATCTTACGAAACTGACAATTTAAGACTTTTAACTGAAAAAAATTTTGTATAGGACTTTTGGCCTCTGTTCTCTACAGAACCGTTGCCATAAGGTCAACTTTTGGCCTCGTTTCTTTATAGAACCACGACCATAGGGTCTTGTGAAACTGACAATTTAAGACTTTTCAACTGAAAATTTTTTTGTACAGGACTTTTGGCTTCGATTTTTCGTTGAATTACTTTAATAGGTTCCAGATGTTGCAAGTTGACTTTTCAATTGGCAGTCCTATGACCTtggttattttgaaaatatgtcaTAGAGGAATTTATGCTTCGGTTATACCGCGAACTGAGgcataaagtttaaaaaaaatcaaaattttcaactgaaaatattattttttattttttcggAAGGCTTTAGGCTTTAGAATCGATGCCATAGAGTGTCTTAGGGTTATACTTCGCGAAATAACAAAGCTTcctcttacattttttttctttgttttctctttgcttcttctttttcttcttcagtaGCTGTTCCTTCtggttc
This genomic stretch from Vigna radiata var. radiata cultivar VC1973A chromosome 7, Vradiata_ver6, whole genome shotgun sequence harbors:
- the LOC106766374 gene encoding (3S,6E)-nerolidol synthase 1 is translated as MPFVHSIFAVPNQPIFSPTNCSAIPAVMLSPKHAHCSKSHFTIALQQDIHISKNGKDRDELQIRHAKTLEEVKXGLLGKAIQSSDHDLLMVDSIQRLGIEHHFNEEIEXILKRKELMLRVNSHRNDYQKLSEVALQFRLLRQEGYYIXADIFDKFWDNKGKLKLSLCKDINGLIALFEASQLSIEGEDYLDEAEESSRQYLNMWLSRFHDHPQVKVVADSLRYPIRKSLPRFTSTXXLQLQNTGWTSSLKEXCRIXXEIMSSLHLKEIFAVSKWWKELALANELPFARDEPIKWYMWSMACIPDPRLSEARIELTRSLSLVYIIDDIFDFCANIDELTLFTEAVKRWDMAAMEQLPEYMKGCFRALYGITNEFAFKVNTKHGWNPITTLVKSWVMLMNAFLEEAKWFRSGYVPKAEEYLKNGIVSTGVHMIFVHYFFFIGEGITEETAAVMEGFPTLLSATATILRLCDDLEGDHSKGVKGDANDGSYMKCYMIEHPEVSIEEARKHATELISNAWKRLNQECLTDANQLPSSFTKVCLNATRMVPLMYSYDTNTPSKLEEYVISLLQSGAMKSIPQDQTTVSSSNLTSTE